One window of Perca flavescens isolate YP-PL-M2 chromosome 15, PFLA_1.0, whole genome shotgun sequence genomic DNA carries:
- the LOC114569529 gene encoding uncharacterized protein LOC114569529 isoform X2 yields the protein MPSHSTLMCHLSFRKQEFSDSGVSQSQYTKEIIEEMFRSIFGRNFFARLRFSRDMDSSSKKSKRRGESPSSPEDLNPPTILREHGRRGERPSSSGGTNPSTTMKEHRERGEGPFSCAENQPSNTRQQERRDVSSLFIVGTNPSAITKESRQRGESSLSSSSEEDEPFTTRLLVRRFESPSSSSTEDDQPSTTRQQVRRDVSSLFIVGTNPSAITKESRQRGESSLSSSSEDDEPFTTRLLVRRFESPSSSSSEDKQRTTTRRQQAWRGGSPSLSSSEDDQPSTTRQLVRRFESPSSSSSEDDQCFTTRLLVRRFESPSWSSSEDDQPCTTRLLVRRDVSSLFIVGTNPSATMKESRQRGESSLSSSSEDDEPFTTRQRVRRFESPSSSSSEDKQRTTRRRKQARRAESTFSSSSEDDEPSTARRQQQRSPLSFVDINLPTTFRQNGGTGENHLPYIDIDQPSICWEHVRRGERPLFRGDFNPSNTLMQDGQSDDSPYSTSLSSEDDEPLTTRRQQERRADSPLSIYLSARKRLEEEGLKRERERCEEMKRKNQEKEWTTFGLRSRMYIWWLNRKIERIAREIQCTFVEERYLLRHDPLGNPEKMAEKERLLDRRRDLVVYKRRQELKVEREVMKQKLLRKNSEIRQMLNLDKGPMPVRSRKLEFVKTYPNLALVRFWP from the exons TTTCACAGAGCCAGTATACAAAAGAGATAATTGAGGAAATGTTTAGATCCATTTTTGGACGAAACTTCTTTGCAAGACTTCGGTTTTCAAGAGATATGGACTCTTCTTCGAAGAAGTCCAAACGAAGGGGTGAGAGCCCTTCGTCTCCTGAAGACCTCAACCCTCCCACCATCTTGAGGGAGCACGGACGAAGGGGTGAGAGACCTTCGTCTAGTGGAGGCACCAACCCTTCTACCACCATGAAGGAGCACAGAGAAAGGGGTGAGGGCCCTTTTTCTTGTGCAGAAAACCAGCCCTCTAACACCAGGCAGCAAGAACGAAGGGATGTGAGCTCTTTGTTCATCGTGGGCACCAACCCTTCTGCCATCACAAAGGAGAGCAGGCAAAGGGGCGAGagctctttgtcttcctcttctGAAGAGGATGAGCCTTTTACCACCAGGCTGCTAGTACGAAGGTTTGAGAGCCCTTCGTCGTCATCTACTGAAGATGACCAGCCCTCTACCACCAGGCAGCAAGTGCGAAGGGATGTGAGCTCTCTGTTCATCGTGGGCACCAACCCTTCTGCCATCACAAAGGAGAGCAGGCAAAGGGGCGAGagctctttgtcttcctcttctGAAGATGATGAGCCTTTTACCACCAGGCTGCTAGTACGAAGGTTTGAGAGCCCTTCGTCGTCATCTTCTGAAGACAAGCAGCGTACTACTACAAGGCGGCAGCAAGCATGGAGGGGTGGGAGCCCTTCGTTGTCATCTTCTGAAGATGACCAGCCCTCTACCACCAGGCAGCTAGTACGAAGGTTTGAGAGCCCTTCTTCGTCATCTTCTGAAGATGACCAGTGTTTTACCACCAGGCTGCTAGTACGAAGGTTTGAGAGCCCTTCTTGGTCATCTTCTGAAGATGACCAGCCTTGTACCACCAGGCTGCTAGTACGAAGGGATGTGAGCTCTCTGTTCATCGTGGGCACCAACCCTTCTGCCACCATGAAGGAGAGCAGGCAAAGGGGCGAGagctctttgtcttcctcttctGAAGATGATGAGCCTTTTACCACCAGGCAGCGAGTACGAAGGTTTGAGagcccttcctcctcatcctctgaAGACAAGCAGCGTACTACTCGGAGGCGGAAGCAAGCACGAAGGGCTGAGAGCACTTTTTCGTCATCTTCTGAAGACGACGAGCCTTCTACCGCAAGGAGGCAGCAACAACGAAGTCCTTTGTCCTTCGTAGACATCAACCTTCCTACCACCTTTAGGCAGAATGGAGGAACTGGAGAGAACCATTTGCCCTACATTGACATTGACCAGCCTAGCATCTGTTGGGAGCACGTACGAAGGGGTGAGAGACCTTTGTTTCGTGGAGATTTCAACCCTTCAAACACCTTGATGCAGGACGGACAAAGTGATGACAGCCCTTACTCTACATCTTTGTCTTCTGAAGACGACGAGCCTTTAACCACAAGGAGGCAGCAAGAAAGAAGGGCTGATAGccctttatctatctatctgagtGCGAGAAAGCGTTTGGAGGAGGAGggtttaaaaagagaaagagagaggtgtgaagagatgaagagaaagaacCAGGAGAAGGAGTGGACAACGTTTGGTCTGCGTTCAAGAATGTACATTTGGTGGCTCAATCGCAAGATAGAGCGCATTGCCAGGGAAATCCAATGTACCTTTGTGGAGGAGCGCTACCTCCTGCGTCATG ATCCCCTCGGAAATCCAgagaaaatggcagaaaaagaaCGGCTGCTTGACCGAAGGAGGGACCTGGTCGTGTACAAACGCAGACAAGAATTGAAGGTGGAGAGGGAAGTGATGAAGCAAAAACTGTTACGCAAAAACTCAGAAATCCGACAAATGTTAAATCTTGACAAAGGGCCAATGCCAGTCAGGTCTCGTAAACTCGAATTTGTTAAAACCTATCCTAATTTAGCTTTGGTTAGGTTCTGGCCGTAG
- the LOC114569529 gene encoding uncharacterized protein LOC114569529 isoform X3 produces the protein MFRSIFGRNFFARLRFSRDMDSSSKKSKRRGESPSSPEDLNPPTILREHGRRGERPSSSGGTNPSTTMKEHRERGEGPFSCAENQPSNTRQQERRDVSSLFIVGTNPSAITKESRQRGESSLSSSSEEDEPFTTRLLVRRFESPSSSSTEDDQPSTTRQQVRRDVSSLFIVGTNPSAITKESRQRGESSLSSSSEDDEPFTTRLLVRRFESPSSSSSEDKQRTTTRRQQAWRGGSPSLSSSEDDQPSTTRQLVRRFESPSSSSSEDDQCFTTRLLVRRFESPSWSSSEDDQPCTTRLLVRRDVSSLFIVGTNPSATMKESRQRGESSLSSSSEDDEPFTTRQRVRRFESPSSSSSEDKQRTTRRRKQARRAESTFSSSSEDDEPSTARRQQQRSPLSFVDINLPTTFRQNGGTGENHLPYIDIDQPSICWEHVRRGERPLFRGDFNPSNTLMQDGQSDDSPYSTSLSSEDDEPLTTRRQQERRADSPLSIYLSARKRLEEEGLKRERERCEEMKRKNQEKEWTTFGLRSRMYIWWLNRKIERIAREIQCTFVEERYLLRHDPLGNPEKMAEKERLLDRRRDLVVYKRRQELKVEREVMKQKLLRKNSEIRQMLNLDKGPMPVRSRKLEFVKTYPNLALVRFWP, from the exons ATGTTTAGATCCATTTTTGGACGAAACTTCTTTGCAAGACTTCGGTTTTCAAGAGATATGGACTCTTCTTCGAAGAAGTCCAAACGAAGGGGTGAGAGCCCTTCGTCTCCTGAAGACCTCAACCCTCCCACCATCTTGAGGGAGCACGGACGAAGGGGTGAGAGACCTTCGTCTAGTGGAGGCACCAACCCTTCTACCACCATGAAGGAGCACAGAGAAAGGGGTGAGGGCCCTTTTTCTTGTGCAGAAAACCAGCCCTCTAACACCAGGCAGCAAGAACGAAGGGATGTGAGCTCTTTGTTCATCGTGGGCACCAACCCTTCTGCCATCACAAAGGAGAGCAGGCAAAGGGGCGAGagctctttgtcttcctcttctGAAGAGGATGAGCCTTTTACCACCAGGCTGCTAGTACGAAGGTTTGAGAGCCCTTCGTCGTCATCTACTGAAGATGACCAGCCCTCTACCACCAGGCAGCAAGTGCGAAGGGATGTGAGCTCTCTGTTCATCGTGGGCACCAACCCTTCTGCCATCACAAAGGAGAGCAGGCAAAGGGGCGAGagctctttgtcttcctcttctGAAGATGATGAGCCTTTTACCACCAGGCTGCTAGTACGAAGGTTTGAGAGCCCTTCGTCGTCATCTTCTGAAGACAAGCAGCGTACTACTACAAGGCGGCAGCAAGCATGGAGGGGTGGGAGCCCTTCGTTGTCATCTTCTGAAGATGACCAGCCCTCTACCACCAGGCAGCTAGTACGAAGGTTTGAGAGCCCTTCTTCGTCATCTTCTGAAGATGACCAGTGTTTTACCACCAGGCTGCTAGTACGAAGGTTTGAGAGCCCTTCTTGGTCATCTTCTGAAGATGACCAGCCTTGTACCACCAGGCTGCTAGTACGAAGGGATGTGAGCTCTCTGTTCATCGTGGGCACCAACCCTTCTGCCACCATGAAGGAGAGCAGGCAAAGGGGCGAGagctctttgtcttcctcttctGAAGATGATGAGCCTTTTACCACCAGGCAGCGAGTACGAAGGTTTGAGagcccttcctcctcatcctctgaAGACAAGCAGCGTACTACTCGGAGGCGGAAGCAAGCACGAAGGGCTGAGAGCACTTTTTCGTCATCTTCTGAAGACGACGAGCCTTCTACCGCAAGGAGGCAGCAACAACGAAGTCCTTTGTCCTTCGTAGACATCAACCTTCCTACCACCTTTAGGCAGAATGGAGGAACTGGAGAGAACCATTTGCCCTACATTGACATTGACCAGCCTAGCATCTGTTGGGAGCACGTACGAAGGGGTGAGAGACCTTTGTTTCGTGGAGATTTCAACCCTTCAAACACCTTGATGCAGGACGGACAAAGTGATGACAGCCCTTACTCTACATCTTTGTCTTCTGAAGACGACGAGCCTTTAACCACAAGGAGGCAGCAAGAAAGAAGGGCTGATAGccctttatctatctatctgagtGCGAGAAAGCGTTTGGAGGAGGAGggtttaaaaagagaaagagagaggtgtgaagagatgaagagaaagaacCAGGAGAAGGAGTGGACAACGTTTGGTCTGCGTTCAAGAATGTACATTTGGTGGCTCAATCGCAAGATAGAGCGCATTGCCAGGGAAATCCAATGTACCTTTGTGGAGGAGCGCTACCTCCTGCGTCATG ATCCCCTCGGAAATCCAgagaaaatggcagaaaaagaaCGGCTGCTTGACCGAAGGAGGGACCTGGTCGTGTACAAACGCAGACAAGAATTGAAGGTGGAGAGGGAAGTGATGAAGCAAAAACTGTTACGCAAAAACTCAGAAATCCGACAAATGTTAAATCTTGACAAAGGGCCAATGCCAGTCAGGTCTCGTAAACTCGAATTTGTTAAAACCTATCCTAATTTAGCTTTGGTTAGGTTCTGGCCGTAG
- the rogdi gene encoding protein rogdi homolog, whose translation MLNPQRSLSELPKMSAASQVERAVLEEEFNWLLKEEVHAVLKQLQDVLKEASRRFSTPTPGLETQLKQENFILGSSTMDQVKGVLTLQGEALTQADINLKVAKSSQVLHFQFREDKLWKLQQIQDARNHVTQALQLLSSRDDSYHFKTGAEVNKLMDAVMLQLTRARNRLTTPASMTLPELATSGLMKMFTPPMPGDVMVNFYINLSKLCLTVYQLHVLPPNTTKNFKPAGSSVLHNPGAMFELNNNRFEVSHVHKVECVVPWLNDTLVFFTISLQLCQQLKDKISVFSSFWNYRAF comes from the exons GAGGAGGAATTCAACTGGCTGCTTAAAGAAGAAGTGCATGCTGTCCTGAAGCAGCTCCAGGATGTCCTCAAG GAAGCATCGAGACGTTTCTCCACGCCGACGCCGGGCCTGGAGACTCAGCTCAAACAGGAAAACTTCATTCTCGGCAGCTCAAC CATGGACCAAGTGAAGGGGGTGCTGACTCTGCAGGGAGAGGCTCTGACTCAGGCT gacaTAAACCTGAAGGTTGCAAAGAGCAGCCAAGTGTTGCACTTCCAGTTCAGAGAGGACAAGCTGTGGAAACTGCAGCAG ATTCAGGATGCCAGGAACCATGTGACCCAGGCCCTGCAGTTACTTAGCAGCCGTGATGACAGCTACCACTTCAAGACAGGGGCTGAGGTTAATAAG CTCATGGATGCAGTGATGCTTCAGCTGACGAGAGCACGCAACCGCCTCACCACCCCGGCCTCCATGACGCTGCCGGAGCTGGCCACCAGTGGTCTGATG AAAATGTTCACTCCTCCCATGCCTGGGGATGTGATGGTGAACTTTTACATCAACTTAAGCAAACTGTGCCTGACTGTCTACCAGCTTCATGTGCTGCCTCCCAACACCACTAAG AATTTCAAGCCAGCTGGGAGCTCAGTGTTGCACAACCCGGGAGCAATGTT CGAGCTCAACAACAACCGCTTTGAGGTGAGCCACGTCCACAAGGTGGAGTGTGTGGTGCCGTGGCTCAACGACACGCTGGTGTTCTTCACCATCTCGCTGCAGCTCTGTCAGCAGCTCAAAGACAAG ATTTCGGTCTTCTCCAGCTTCTGGAATTACAGAGCCTTCTAA
- the smim22 gene encoding small integral membrane protein 22, producing MDQRGLQQEFQVQFSNVVSRVQFFQSDWDIASFAIFFIFIGMVLLLVILVLIRCCCCCCCDDERPRGRKVGIENMALEP from the exons ATGGATCAGAGAGGCCTGCAGCAGGAGTTCCAGGTTCAGTTCAGCAATGTGGTTTCCAGAGTGCAGTTCTTCCAGTCGGACTGGGACATCGCCTCTTTTGccatcttcttcatcttcatcg ggATGGTTTTGCTGCTGGTCATCCTGGTCCTCAtccgctgttgctgctgctgctgctgtgatgaCGAGagg CCTCGCGGGCGGAAGGTCGGCATAGAGAACATGGCTCTGGAGCCCTGA
- the LOC114569529 gene encoding uncharacterized protein LOC114569529 isoform X1, giving the protein MFLLAPNPLSLTTTKIKENELRHETTKGGSREKERENKDSTVVSQSQYTKEIIEEMFRSIFGRNFFARLRFSRDMDSSSKKSKRRGESPSSPEDLNPPTILREHGRRGERPSSSGGTNPSTTMKEHRERGEGPFSCAENQPSNTRQQERRDVSSLFIVGTNPSAITKESRQRGESSLSSSSEEDEPFTTRLLVRRFESPSSSSTEDDQPSTTRQQVRRDVSSLFIVGTNPSAITKESRQRGESSLSSSSEDDEPFTTRLLVRRFESPSSSSSEDKQRTTTRRQQAWRGGSPSLSSSEDDQPSTTRQLVRRFESPSSSSSEDDQCFTTRLLVRRFESPSWSSSEDDQPCTTRLLVRRDVSSLFIVGTNPSATMKESRQRGESSLSSSSEDDEPFTTRQRVRRFESPSSSSSEDKQRTTRRRKQARRAESTFSSSSEDDEPSTARRQQQRSPLSFVDINLPTTFRQNGGTGENHLPYIDIDQPSICWEHVRRGERPLFRGDFNPSNTLMQDGQSDDSPYSTSLSSEDDEPLTTRRQQERRADSPLSIYLSARKRLEEEGLKRERERCEEMKRKNQEKEWTTFGLRSRMYIWWLNRKIERIAREIQCTFVEERYLLRHDPLGNPEKMAEKERLLDRRRDLVVYKRRQELKVEREVMKQKLLRKNSEIRQMLNLDKGPMPVRSRKLEFVKTYPNLALVRFWP; this is encoded by the exons TTTCACAGAGCCAGTATACAAAAGAGATAATTGAGGAAATGTTTAGATCCATTTTTGGACGAAACTTCTTTGCAAGACTTCGGTTTTCAAGAGATATGGACTCTTCTTCGAAGAAGTCCAAACGAAGGGGTGAGAGCCCTTCGTCTCCTGAAGACCTCAACCCTCCCACCATCTTGAGGGAGCACGGACGAAGGGGTGAGAGACCTTCGTCTAGTGGAGGCACCAACCCTTCTACCACCATGAAGGAGCACAGAGAAAGGGGTGAGGGCCCTTTTTCTTGTGCAGAAAACCAGCCCTCTAACACCAGGCAGCAAGAACGAAGGGATGTGAGCTCTTTGTTCATCGTGGGCACCAACCCTTCTGCCATCACAAAGGAGAGCAGGCAAAGGGGCGAGagctctttgtcttcctcttctGAAGAGGATGAGCCTTTTACCACCAGGCTGCTAGTACGAAGGTTTGAGAGCCCTTCGTCGTCATCTACTGAAGATGACCAGCCCTCTACCACCAGGCAGCAAGTGCGAAGGGATGTGAGCTCTCTGTTCATCGTGGGCACCAACCCTTCTGCCATCACAAAGGAGAGCAGGCAAAGGGGCGAGagctctttgtcttcctcttctGAAGATGATGAGCCTTTTACCACCAGGCTGCTAGTACGAAGGTTTGAGAGCCCTTCGTCGTCATCTTCTGAAGACAAGCAGCGTACTACTACAAGGCGGCAGCAAGCATGGAGGGGTGGGAGCCCTTCGTTGTCATCTTCTGAAGATGACCAGCCCTCTACCACCAGGCAGCTAGTACGAAGGTTTGAGAGCCCTTCTTCGTCATCTTCTGAAGATGACCAGTGTTTTACCACCAGGCTGCTAGTACGAAGGTTTGAGAGCCCTTCTTGGTCATCTTCTGAAGATGACCAGCCTTGTACCACCAGGCTGCTAGTACGAAGGGATGTGAGCTCTCTGTTCATCGTGGGCACCAACCCTTCTGCCACCATGAAGGAGAGCAGGCAAAGGGGCGAGagctctttgtcttcctcttctGAAGATGATGAGCCTTTTACCACCAGGCAGCGAGTACGAAGGTTTGAGagcccttcctcctcatcctctgaAGACAAGCAGCGTACTACTCGGAGGCGGAAGCAAGCACGAAGGGCTGAGAGCACTTTTTCGTCATCTTCTGAAGACGACGAGCCTTCTACCGCAAGGAGGCAGCAACAACGAAGTCCTTTGTCCTTCGTAGACATCAACCTTCCTACCACCTTTAGGCAGAATGGAGGAACTGGAGAGAACCATTTGCCCTACATTGACATTGACCAGCCTAGCATCTGTTGGGAGCACGTACGAAGGGGTGAGAGACCTTTGTTTCGTGGAGATTTCAACCCTTCAAACACCTTGATGCAGGACGGACAAAGTGATGACAGCCCTTACTCTACATCTTTGTCTTCTGAAGACGACGAGCCTTTAACCACAAGGAGGCAGCAAGAAAGAAGGGCTGATAGccctttatctatctatctgagtGCGAGAAAGCGTTTGGAGGAGGAGggtttaaaaagagaaagagagaggtgtgaagagatgaagagaaagaacCAGGAGAAGGAGTGGACAACGTTTGGTCTGCGTTCAAGAATGTACATTTGGTGGCTCAATCGCAAGATAGAGCGCATTGCCAGGGAAATCCAATGTACCTTTGTGGAGGAGCGCTACCTCCTGCGTCATG ATCCCCTCGGAAATCCAgagaaaatggcagaaaaagaaCGGCTGCTTGACCGAAGGAGGGACCTGGTCGTGTACAAACGCAGACAAGAATTGAAGGTGGAGAGGGAAGTGATGAAGCAAAAACTGTTACGCAAAAACTCAGAAATCCGACAAATGTTAAATCTTGACAAAGGGCCAATGCCAGTCAGGTCTCGTAAACTCGAATTTGTTAAAACCTATCCTAATTTAGCTTTGGTTAGGTTCTGGCCGTAG